From Desmodus rotundus isolate HL8 chromosome 10, HLdesRot8A.1, whole genome shotgun sequence, one genomic window encodes:
- the CABYR gene encoding calcium-binding tyrosine phosphorylation-regulated protein isoform X1: MFSSKPRLVVPYGLKTLLEGVSRAVLKTNPPNITQFAAVYFKELIVFREGNASLDIKDLVKQFHQVRVEKWSEGTSQEKKPECAKESRGPSIVSQEPTRMEKSTNTEEDSVTGSLFSNKTTQFPSVYADPEETTKAVRGPSKSSTPEIPTPPSSPCPAAVSPEYAYVPADPAQFAAQMLGKVSSIHSDQSDVLMVDVATSMPVFANEVLSSEAAEDNVVAASVVCSGEGVPVQVVSHSPDHVDLGSKPKDSKAEPSTASSLPLQDEQEPPACDPAPKAPLQAGAGVTSTVHISSIYKDEPVIEGVAYVQPPPEQVVFPDRAASLRDTELSPSGSPTLVSKTASGMSEKSVGSAKFAQLEDEKYSSVHMEAEATVLISETSLKGLLAQSLDVEGSTKAVGSEKSLRLEVEIIALVPGQADSPDPQETETKAEVSGEAVQAVHSGASVRSSSGPPQPVPEGLTEPETEPEWGAAPEQGLMEPAIATSEAGQPPPYSNMWTLYCLTDMNQQSRPLPPPAPGPFPQATLYLSNPKDLQNSPKVTSPAYVMMDDSKKTSAPPFILVGSNVQEAQDWKPLPGHAVVSQSDTLKRYAAVQVPIAVPADQKFQKHLPTPQNVSPPTSGQDGPRPQSPVFFSVAFPVEDVAKKGSGSGDKRTPFGSYGIAGEITVTSASVRRAET, translated from the exons atgttttcttcaaagcCCAGACTGGTCGTACCTTATGGCCTCAAGACTCTGCTTGAGGGAGTCAGCAGAGCCGTTCTCAAAACCAATCCGCCGAACATCACCCAGTTTGCAGCAGTTTACTTTAAAGAACTTATTGTGTTTAGAGAAG GGAATGCTTCTCTGGATATAAAAGATCTGGTTAAACAATTTCATCAGGTTAGAG TCGAGAAGTGGTCTGAAGGAACGTCACAAGAGAAGAAACCAGAATGCGCAAAAGAATCAAGAGGACCCTCTATAGTTTCCCAAGAACCTACACGGATGGAAAAGTCTACGAACACAGAGGAGGACAGTGTAACTGGATCACTCTTTAGCAACAAAACCACGCAGTTCCCATCAGTTTATGCTGATCCTGAGGAGACAACTAAAGCCGTTCGTGGTCCTTCCAAGTCATCCACCCCTGAGATTCCTACCCCACCCTCATCACCATGCCCAGCAGCTGTCTCACCAGAGTATGCCTATGTCCCAGCCGACCCAGCTCAGTTTGCTGCTCAGATGTTAGGTAAAGTTTCATCTATTCATTCTGATCAGTCTGACGTTTTAATGGTGGACGTGGCAACAAGTATGCCCGTTTTTGCCAACGAGGTGCTGAGTTCAGAGGCTGCTGAAGATAACGTGGTGGCTGCTTCTGTTGTGTGTTCTGGAGAGGGGGTGCCAGTGCAGGTGGTGAGCCACTCCCCTGACCATGTAGATTTGGGTTCTAAACCTAAAGACAGTAAGGCTGAACCATCAACGGCTTCCTCACTCCCCTTGCAGGATGAACAAGAACCTCCTGCTTGTGATCCAGCCCCTAAGGCCcctttgcaggctggtgctgggGTTACATCAACCGTTCACATATCATCCATCTATAAAGATGAGCCTGTGATTGAAGGAGTTGCTTATGTGCAGCCACCACCAGAACAAGTAGTTTTCCCTGATCGTGCTGCTAGTCTTAGAGACACTGAGCTGTCACCCTCAGGTAGCCCCACACTTGTAAGCAAGACAGCCTCAGGCATGTCTGAAAAATCTGTAGGTTCTGCAAAATTTGCACAGTTGGAGGATGAAAAATATTCCTCAGTACATATGGAGGCAGAAGCAACCGTTCTGATCTCTGAAACCTCTTTGAAAGGTCTGCTTGCGCAATCCCTGGATGTAGAGGGCTCTACCAAAGCGGTAGGCTCTGAGAAATCTCTGCGCCTTGAAGTGGAGATCATTGCGCTAGTCCCTGGGCAGGCGGACAGCCCCGACCCCCAGGAGACGGAGACCAAAGCTGAGGTCTCTGGGGAAGCTGTGCAAGCTGTGCACTCAGGTGCATCTGTAAGATCATCTAGTGGCCCCCCCCAGCCCGTGCCAGAAGGGCTTACTGAGCCAGAAACCGAACCAGAGTGGGGAGCAGCACCTGAACAAGGTTTGATGGAACCAG caataGCAACAAGCGAAGCAGGACAACCACCACCATATTCTAACATGTGGACCCTTTACTGTCTAACTGATATGAATCAACAGAGTCGCCCATTACCGCCACCTGCACCTGGGCCTTTCCCCCAGGCAACCCTCTATTTATCTAATCCTAAGGATCTACAGAACTCACCGAAAGTCACTTCTCCAGCGTATGTGATGATGGACGACAGCAAGAAGACCAGTGCCCCACCTTTTATTTTAGTAGGCTCAAATGTTCAGGAAGCACAGGACTGGAAACCTCTTCCTGGACACGCGGTTGTTTCCCAGTCAGACACCTTGAAGAGATACGCTGCGGTCCAAGTGCCCATTGCTGTTCCTGCAGATCAGAAATTCCAGAAACACCTCCCAACCCCCCAGAATGTCAGTCCGCCCACCAGTGGACAAGATGGCCCCAGGCCACAAAGCCCAGtttttttctctgttgctttCCCAGTAGAAGATGTAGCCAAAAAAGGTTCAGGATCTGGTGACAAACGTACTCCCTTTGGAAGTTACGGTATTGCTGGAGAAATAACCGTGACTTCTGCCAGTGTTCGCAGAGCAGAAACTTAA
- the CABYR gene encoding calcium-binding tyrosine phosphorylation-regulated protein isoform X3 — protein sequence MFSSKPRLVVPYGLKTLLEGVSRAVLKTNPPNITQFAAVYFKELIVFREGNASLDIKDLVKQFHQVRVEKWSEGTSQEKKPECAKESRGPSIVSQEPTRMEKSTNTEEDSVTGSLFSNKTTQFPSVYADPEETTKAVRGPSKSSTPEIPTPPSSPCPAAVSPEYAYVPADPAQFAAQMLAIATSEAGQPPPYSNMWTLYCLTDMNQQSRPLPPPAPGPFPQATLYLSNPKDLQNSPKVTSPAYVMMDDSKKTSAPPFILVGSNVQEAQDWKPLPGHAVVSQSDTLKRYAAVQVPIAVPADQKFQKHLPTPQNVSPPTSGQDGPRPQSPVFFSVAFPVEDVAKKGSGSGDKRTPFGSYGIAGEITVTSASVRRAET from the exons atgttttcttcaaagcCCAGACTGGTCGTACCTTATGGCCTCAAGACTCTGCTTGAGGGAGTCAGCAGAGCCGTTCTCAAAACCAATCCGCCGAACATCACCCAGTTTGCAGCAGTTTACTTTAAAGAACTTATTGTGTTTAGAGAAG GGAATGCTTCTCTGGATATAAAAGATCTGGTTAAACAATTTCATCAGGTTAGAG TCGAGAAGTGGTCTGAAGGAACGTCACAAGAGAAGAAACCAGAATGCGCAAAAGAATCAAGAGGACCCTCTATAGTTTCCCAAGAACCTACACGGATGGAAAAGTCTACGAACACAGAGGAGGACAGTGTAACTGGATCACTCTTTAGCAACAAAACCACGCAGTTCCCATCAGTTTATGCTGATCCTGAGGAGACAACTAAAGCCGTTCGTGGTCCTTCCAAGTCATCCACCCCTGAGATTCCTACCCCACCCTCATCACCATGCCCAGCAGCTGTCTCACCAGAGTATGCCTATGTCCCAGCCGACCCAGCTCAGTTTGCTGCTCAGATGTTAG caataGCAACAAGCGAAGCAGGACAACCACCACCATATTCTAACATGTGGACCCTTTACTGTCTAACTGATATGAATCAACAGAGTCGCCCATTACCGCCACCTGCACCTGGGCCTTTCCCCCAGGCAACCCTCTATTTATCTAATCCTAAGGATCTACAGAACTCACCGAAAGTCACTTCTCCAGCGTATGTGATGATGGACGACAGCAAGAAGACCAGTGCCCCACCTTTTATTTTAGTAGGCTCAAATGTTCAGGAAGCACAGGACTGGAAACCTCTTCCTGGACACGCGGTTGTTTCCCAGTCAGACACCTTGAAGAGATACGCTGCGGTCCAAGTGCCCATTGCTGTTCCTGCAGATCAGAAATTCCAGAAACACCTCCCAACCCCCCAGAATGTCAGTCCGCCCACCAGTGGACAAGATGGCCCCAGGCCACAAAGCCCAGtttttttctctgttgctttCCCAGTAGAAGATGTAGCCAAAAAAGGTTCAGGATCTGGTGACAAACGTACTCCCTTTGGAAGTTACGGTATTGCTGGAGAAATAACCGTGACTTCTGCCAGTGTTCGCAGAGCAGAAACTTAA
- the CABYR gene encoding calcium-binding tyrosine phosphorylation-regulated protein isoform X2, translating to MEKSTNTEEDSVTGSLFSNKTTQFPSVYADPEETTKAVRGPSKSSTPEIPTPPSSPCPAAVSPEYAYVPADPAQFAAQMLGKVSSIHSDQSDVLMVDVATSMPVFANEVLSSEAAEDNVVAASVVCSGEGVPVQVVSHSPDHVDLGSKPKDSKAEPSTASSLPLQDEQEPPACDPAPKAPLQAGAGVTSTVHISSIYKDEPVIEGVAYVQPPPEQVVFPDRAASLRDTELSPSGSPTLVSKTASGMSEKSVGSAKFAQLEDEKYSSVHMEAEATVLISETSLKGLLAQSLDVEGSTKAVGSEKSLRLEVEIIALVPGQADSPDPQETETKAEVSGEAVQAVHSGASVRSSSGPPQPVPEGLTEPETEPEWGAAPEQGLMEPAIATSEAGQPPPYSNMWTLYCLTDMNQQSRPLPPPAPGPFPQATLYLSNPKDLQNSPKVTSPAYVMMDDSKKTSAPPFILVGSNVQEAQDWKPLPGHAVVSQSDTLKRYAAVQVPIAVPADQKFQKHLPTPQNVSPPTSGQDGPRPQSPVFFSVAFPVEDVAKKGSGSGDKRTPFGSYGIAGEITVTSASVRRAET from the exons ATGGAAAAGTCTACGAACACAGAGGAGGACAGTGTAACTGGATCACTCTTTAGCAACAAAACCACGCAGTTCCCATCAGTTTATGCTGATCCTGAGGAGACAACTAAAGCCGTTCGTGGTCCTTCCAAGTCATCCACCCCTGAGATTCCTACCCCACCCTCATCACCATGCCCAGCAGCTGTCTCACCAGAGTATGCCTATGTCCCAGCCGACCCAGCTCAGTTTGCTGCTCAGATGTTAGGTAAAGTTTCATCTATTCATTCTGATCAGTCTGACGTTTTAATGGTGGACGTGGCAACAAGTATGCCCGTTTTTGCCAACGAGGTGCTGAGTTCAGAGGCTGCTGAAGATAACGTGGTGGCTGCTTCTGTTGTGTGTTCTGGAGAGGGGGTGCCAGTGCAGGTGGTGAGCCACTCCCCTGACCATGTAGATTTGGGTTCTAAACCTAAAGACAGTAAGGCTGAACCATCAACGGCTTCCTCACTCCCCTTGCAGGATGAACAAGAACCTCCTGCTTGTGATCCAGCCCCTAAGGCCcctttgcaggctggtgctgggGTTACATCAACCGTTCACATATCATCCATCTATAAAGATGAGCCTGTGATTGAAGGAGTTGCTTATGTGCAGCCACCACCAGAACAAGTAGTTTTCCCTGATCGTGCTGCTAGTCTTAGAGACACTGAGCTGTCACCCTCAGGTAGCCCCACACTTGTAAGCAAGACAGCCTCAGGCATGTCTGAAAAATCTGTAGGTTCTGCAAAATTTGCACAGTTGGAGGATGAAAAATATTCCTCAGTACATATGGAGGCAGAAGCAACCGTTCTGATCTCTGAAACCTCTTTGAAAGGTCTGCTTGCGCAATCCCTGGATGTAGAGGGCTCTACCAAAGCGGTAGGCTCTGAGAAATCTCTGCGCCTTGAAGTGGAGATCATTGCGCTAGTCCCTGGGCAGGCGGACAGCCCCGACCCCCAGGAGACGGAGACCAAAGCTGAGGTCTCTGGGGAAGCTGTGCAAGCTGTGCACTCAGGTGCATCTGTAAGATCATCTAGTGGCCCCCCCCAGCCCGTGCCAGAAGGGCTTACTGAGCCAGAAACCGAACCAGAGTGGGGAGCAGCACCTGAACAAGGTTTGATGGAACCAG caataGCAACAAGCGAAGCAGGACAACCACCACCATATTCTAACATGTGGACCCTTTACTGTCTAACTGATATGAATCAACAGAGTCGCCCATTACCGCCACCTGCACCTGGGCCTTTCCCCCAGGCAACCCTCTATTTATCTAATCCTAAGGATCTACAGAACTCACCGAAAGTCACTTCTCCAGCGTATGTGATGATGGACGACAGCAAGAAGACCAGTGCCCCACCTTTTATTTTAGTAGGCTCAAATGTTCAGGAAGCACAGGACTGGAAACCTCTTCCTGGACACGCGGTTGTTTCCCAGTCAGACACCTTGAAGAGATACGCTGCGGTCCAAGTGCCCATTGCTGTTCCTGCAGATCAGAAATTCCAGAAACACCTCCCAACCCCCCAGAATGTCAGTCCGCCCACCAGTGGACAAGATGGCCCCAGGCCACAAAGCCCAGtttttttctctgttgctttCCCAGTAGAAGATGTAGCCAAAAAAGGTTCAGGATCTGGTGACAAACGTACTCCCTTTGGAAGTTACGGTATTGCTGGAGAAATAACCGTGACTTCTGCCAGTGTTCGCAGAGCAGAAACTTAA